The sequence below is a genomic window from Chloroflexota bacterium.
ACTTTGTTTCGCTTGACTGCGCCGTTTCACGTGTGATTCTGAGTTGGCCACCTGGCACTCGCCACTCCAGCCATACTAAAGCCACAAGCCCCCCAACGAAGGCGATGCTGCCCAGGATGTAACCCATGACCACACTGGCCTCAGTGATGGCCATCGCCAGTACCCCACCCGCCCCGCAAGCCAGATACAACATCAGCACAGCCTCACGCCGGGTGTAGCCCAATGCCACTAAGCGGTGTGAGACATGGTCCTTGCCAGGCGTGGTCAGCGGATTCTTGCCCCGCCGTAGCCGAGAGAGTACTACCAGCGCCATATCAAAAATAGGCAAAGCCAACACAGCCACAGGAACCATCCAGGTCACGAAATCCACATTATCAGGGAAGCGTAATTTGATCCCTACTGCAGCGAGCACGAAGCCGAGGAAAAGCGCACCTGAATCGCCCATAAATATGGTGGCAGGGTTGAAGTTATAGAGGAGAAAGCCGAGTGAAGCACCCATCACTGCGGCGGCCAAACTGCCCACCAGGTATTGTCCGCTGAGCCCAGCCATAAGGACAAAGAAAGTGGAGGCAATAGTCGCTACTCCTCCAGCCAGCCCGTCCATATTGTCCAGAAAGTTGAGAGCGTTGGTGATGCCCACCACCCAGATCACGGTAACCAGAGCGTTCAGCACAGGGTGGTGCAGGAAGCCAACCTCTACGCCAGAACCGATCAGGATCAAGGCGGCGAGTATCTGCCCCACTAACTTCAGGTAGGCTGGTAGCCCCCGGCGGTCATCCCACGCGCCTAGGAGCGAGACCAGCGTCGCGCCCAGGAAAATGCCAACTACCTGAGAAATATAGAAGCGGTTGCCGAGAAGAACGAGGGCCAGCATGAAGGCCGTGTAGATGGCAACACCGCCCAGGCGGGGGATAGGTTGGCTATGTATTTTACGCTCGTTAGGCAAGTCGAGCACATCCAGGCGCAATGCCAGCCTGCGGGCCAGAGGTGTGCCACCCATGGCCAGGAGCAGCGCGCTTATGAAAATCAGCAGATAATTCATATCCTGATCCTCAAATGCGCCCCCAAAGCAGGATAAGGCCAGATCACTGCGTGGTGGGGGTAACTATTTGTCCTATCATCTGCTCCAACTGTTGTATGAAGGCCTGCATGGTGGGCTTCTCGCTCTCAGGCGAGAGCGAAAGAGCAATGCGTGCTTCCTCGAGAGCCAGTTCATATTGACCCGTTTGTTGGTACAGGATAGCCAGGTTGCGATGACTGACCAGGTCATCTGGCGCGAAATCTAGCACATTGAGGTTAGCCTGAATAGCCTCGGTGAGCATGCCTTGATCATAATAGATCTTGCCCAGAGTGCTGTGAGCTTGGATTAGATTGGGTGCCAGCGCAATAGCCTTCTGGTTCGCCTCAATCGCCTTGGTGATCGCCCCCTGTTCGTAGTAGAGCAATCCCAGGGAGGCATAGGCCTGGACTTGCTCAGGATTTATTTCCACTGCCTTCTCATAATTCTCGATGGCCTTCTCTCGATCGCCGGTAATAGAGTAGTAATTCCCTAAGAGGACGTAGGTCATGTCGAATTTCTGATCCAGACTGAGTGAGTATTCGAATTTCTCCAAAGCGTTGGGCATGTCCCCCAATACTAAGTACGTCAGGCCCCACTCATTGATGATCTGGGCGTTATGAGGACTGAGCGAAGCAGCCTTCTCATAGTAGCCGAGGGCAGTCTGGAGTTTCTCCTGCCGCTCCTCGGGCGTAGCCGCGTAATCGGCCCAAGTCCGATACAGGCGACCCAGATTGGCGAAATGATCAGTATTGAGCGGGTTCAGGTCTTTGGCTTTTTCCAGCGCGGCACGGCTTTGCTCCAACCAAGTAGCACGCTCCTCGGGTGTGGTCACCGCTATGGCTTTTTCCATCAGAGCCCGGCCCAAGAAAAGATAGTAATAATCTTGGTCCGGCGCCCAGGCAATGGCCTTGGAATAAAGGGCAATGCTGGCATCCCAACGTTGCTCCTCCTCCAGTTTGAGACCTTGCTTGTAATAGATGTCCGCCTTCACGATACTCACATTGGTAGTGAAAATCGCTAGCGCGATGCCCGCCGCAAGGATGGGGTATAGCCATAAATTGCTTTTCTGCCAGAACTGAACGGGCAGGGACTTCTGCACGGTGAGGACAATGGACAGGAAGAGCAAGGAGAGACCAAGGAAGAGATAATAGAAGACCACTGTGTTTGCAATGTCTCGGTTCGGTTTGATCAGCGATGTGTGAGTGAACAGAAAGATCAGGAACACCAAGAGCGTGATGAGAGCGTAAACGCCAAACGCCTGAAGGAGCCACGATACGCCCTGTTGGCGCTGACGATATAGAATGAGAATCGAGGCGATAGCAACCATCCCGGCCACCAGCCAGGTGAGCACGAACATCCACAGGACCCCGTAGGCGATGATATGCGGGGACCCTCTTGGAGCCAACGTGGTCAAGGAAAGGCTGATGATGCGTAGTGAATCCATCTCCCCCATCGGATTGGCAACGAACTCGAAACCAAGCGTGCAGAGCAGTACGCTCACCAAGAGCGTCCTGGTGATCAACTCCAACATAGGGTTGGGTTCTGTTGCAACCCCGTGCGTGCTGACTGGCTGGCTGACGAATGCCTCCCGCCTGGATCGCTTTTTCTTGCGCCGGCGGGAATACAGTTCCTGAGATGTTGTGGCTGGCCGGTACACGGGTTCCAGTGCAGGCTCCTCTTTCTGGAACCAACCCATTCCGATCACCACCAACAAGGCCGCAAAAATCCAGAAGTATGTGCGAGTCGCGGCGATAGCGATGCCGAAGTGAATCTCAATGAAATGGCCCACGATCGTTGCGAGCAGTGCAATGAGCAAGATCTGTCGGAACCGATCCTCCCTCTCTCGGCTTTGACCATGCGCAAAGAAAGCAACGATCATTAGGTAGGCAGCAATGCCAGAGATAAACCCCGCGGGCAGAGCCACTCCTACGAAGCGGAACTCGCGGTCTATGATCGCTGCCAACACCGTCGCTGCGGCAGCACCGCCAATGCCCAAGGCTAGGAATAAGTTGCGCTGCCTCCGGGTTTCCATAAAACCCAGCCATTTCAGGCCGTAGTAGAAGACCGCAGTGAACAGCCACATGTAGATGAGAAAACCAACAGCTCCGGTGATGACCAGCGCATCGAACGTCTCATTGTGTGAGCGATCAGGTGAGGCATTGCGGGCCTCGTAATGGGCCAGGTCAGGAGGATAGTAAGGGTTGTAGGCTACATGCATCGTTTCTGGGCCGTACCCAAAGATGGCACGGAAAGGATTTGCGGCAATGAGTTTCACTGCTCCTTCCCAGATTAGCACACGGACCTTGCCCGTGCCCTCCTCCGTCTGGAACAAATTGCCTAGGCGGCCGATATACGGCATTTCTCTGAGGCCCATAAAGGGATTGTTGGGAAGGTTGAACACGACCAGGAAACTGGCCAGGATCAATGATTGAATGCAGAAACTGAGCCATAGCCAACGCATCCCGCGCCGAAAGGCAGCCAAAACCACATAAGCAGGTATCACACCTACGGGCAGGCTGACGACAGCAAAAGCCAGGGCAGTGAGTAACTCGTGCATCGAGAGCCGGGATTGGTCCGGTGCCGTTCTCCGCAACCAGACAAGTAGCAGAAGCACAAAGAAATAGATCCCGCCAAACAACCCCAGCCACGGGCCACGGCTTTGAGTGAAAAAGGTGCAGATTAACTGCACGACAAAAATGAAGGCGTAACTACCTGTGAGAATGGCATCAGCCGCCGTTCCAGTTTCCTCATCCAACAGGGCGTTAAAGTGATCTATGAGGCGTGCTAGTGTGATCGGAATCGCCATGATAAGATATGCAGCCACAAAGATCGCATTGCCCATGTTGGAGGCCACGCGAAGCACCGTGTCGCCACTCCATGGCAGCGAGTCCAGTCGGAAATGCTGGAGGATGCCATACAGTGAAATGGGCAGGCTGGTGATGACCACTGCGTTTAGCAAGCGGTCCAATTGCGCTCTCGTGCGCAGATTCTGGAGCACGATGAAAAAGATCACGATGTACGAGAGGGTGGTATAGGTGCCCTGGAGACGCATATAGGATCCCCACAGGCTGATCCGAGGTGCGACGGAGAAGACGGTGCTGAGAAGATAGATGATGATTGTCAGAAAGGTCGGTAAAATCAGAGGAACACGGATGACGCGTTCAAACAGACTGAGTCGCTGGCTGCTTTCCCGGGGGGCCATCTTGCCATTGCCTTCGCTCTCTGGCGCTTTCTCCCCGACCAGACCCAATCCTTGTTCGGCGAATTTGATAACCCAAGCCCCGATCATTACTAAAGCGATGGAGCGCAAGATGGAGAGTTTGTCTGGCTCAAAAACGCGGCTGGAGTACACGTTGAAGTAGAGAGGCACAACAAGCAGGGCCAGCAGCCAGCCGGTTTCCATCACGCTATCACAGAACGCGCCCAACTTCGTTTTCACAGATACGCCTCTATGCTCCAGAAGTTATGTTTTGCACAGCGTTTCACTATACTGACGTCTGAACCAGCGGATCGTTTCTTCGAGACCCTCTCGCAAAGGAACTTGGGCCTGGAATCCCAGCACACGGCGCGCTTTCGATACGTCCGGCACCCGACGTCTGGGGTCCTCGAAGTTCGGCCCGTACACTTGTTCGTAGGGCAAGTAAGTGAGCCCAGATTTCGCTCCAGTAAGTTCTAAGACCAATGCTGCCAGTTCGAGGATAGTGGTCTCCACGCTGCTGCCGATATTGAAGACTTCACCCAATGCTTCTGGATGCTCCGCAGCGAGCACCGTTCCGCGGACGGTGTCATTCACAAAGGTGAAACACCGAGATTGCTGGCCATCGCCGTGAATGGTTAGAGGCTCCCCGCGCAGGGCCTGCATGATAAAGTTAGCGACAACGCTGCTATAGCCCTGTGGGTCCATACGTGGCCCATATGAGTTGAAATAGCGCACGATGGACACTGGTAGTCCCTCGGCGTAGTAGGCGAAACAAAGGTGCTCGCCCAGTGCTTTGGCTGTGGAGTAGGACCAACGCGTGATTTTCGTCGAGCCTAGTACCCGATCGCCATCTTCTTTCAGGGGCATATGCGGGCTGCGACCATATACCTCAGAAGTTGAAGCAAAGAGCACACGCCTCTTATGCAGGTGAGCCGCCTTCAGGACATTCGCTGTCCCTTCGACGTTGGTGAAGATGCCCCTAAGCGGGTTGGACAGGATATGGCGCACTCCAACGGCTGCCGCCAAGTGATACACCAGATCGCTGCTCGCAACTAAGTCTGCCACCAGTCCGGGATTACAAATGTCTCCCTCTACAAATCGGAAACGCTCCTCGTCCAGGAGATGGGTGATGTTTTCCCGCCTTCCCGTAGACAGGTCATCCACGACGACAACTTCGTGTCCTTCGGCGAATAGATGGTCCACGAGATGCGAGCCGATGTACCCTGCCCCACCGGTGACCAGCACCCTCATAAGTTCTATCTTACCGCAGATAGGAGGAAATGACAAGTGTTGCAATTGACTCCCCACTGATTCTGGTCTAAAATATCGCCAAGATTAGGATAAAGAACAGTACGCCGGACTTGGTGTACCGTTTTATTTTGCAGGAGGATTCATGAAAGAGTATCAGATCAAGCAACTTCGCAATGTTGCTATTGTGGCCCACAGTGGCACTGGCAAAACCTCACTGACAGAGGCCATGCTCTTCAACACGGGCGCTCTCACCCGCCTGGGTCGAGTAGAGGAGGGCAACACTGTTTCCGACTATGATCCGGAGGAGATCAGGCGGCATATCTCGGTCAACACCTCCGTGGTACCCTGTGAGTGGCAAGAGCACAAAATCAACGTGCTGGATACTCCCGGCTATATGGATTTCGCTGGCGAGGTGAAAGGGGCTGTGCGCGTTGCCGATGCAGGCGTGGTAGTGGTCTGCGCTGCCTCTGGCGTGGAAGTGGGCACTGAGTTGGTGTGGAGTTATCTCGATGAATATGGCCTACCACGTTTGGTCTTCATCAACAAAATGGATCGCGAGAACGCCAATTTCCAACGCACCCTGGCACAGTTGCGCGAGAAATTCGAGGCCCAGATAGTACCCCTTCAGATTCCTATCGGCAGTCAGGCAGCATTTCAGGGTTATGTGGATTTGATTAGCCAGAAAGCGTATCTGGGACCCGAAAACCAGGAGGCTGAGGTGCCGGCAGCCCTGAAAGATGAAGTGGAATCGCTGCGCGTAGTGGTGATCGAGGCTGCCGCAGAAGCCGACGATGAGTTGATCGTAAAATACTTGGATGGCGTCGAACTTGCAGAAGAAGAGATTGCCCGGGGTTTGGCTGTGG
It includes:
- a CDS encoding undecaprenyl/decaprenyl-phosphate alpha-N-acetylglucosaminyl 1-phosphate transferase, translated to MNYLLIFISALLLAMGGTPLARRLALRLDVLDLPNERKIHSQPIPRLGGVAIYTAFMLALVLLGNRFYISQVVGIFLGATLVSLLGAWDDRRGLPAYLKLVGQILAALILIGSGVEVGFLHHPVLNALVTVIWVVGITNALNFLDNMDGLAGGVATIASTFFVLMAGLSGQYLVGSLAAAVMGASLGFLLYNFNPATIFMGDSGALFLGFVLAAVGIKLRFPDNVDFVTWMVPVAVLALPIFDMALVVLSRLRRGKNPLTTPGKDHVSHRLVALGYTRREAVLMLYLACGAGGVLAMAITEASVVMGYILGSIAFVGGLVALVWLEWRVPGGQLRITRETAQSSETK
- a CDS encoding tetratricopeptide repeat protein — encoded protein: MKTKLGAFCDSVMETGWLLALLVVPLYFNVYSSRVFEPDKLSILRSIALVMIGAWVIKFAEQGLGLVGEKAPESEGNGKMAPRESSQRLSLFERVIRVPLILPTFLTIIIYLLSTVFSVAPRISLWGSYMRLQGTYTTLSYIVIFFIVLQNLRTRAQLDRLLNAVVITSLPISLYGILQHFRLDSLPWSGDTVLRVASNMGNAIFVAAYLIMAIPITLARLIDHFNALLDEETGTAADAILTGSYAFIFVVQLICTFFTQSRGPWLGLFGGIYFFVLLLLVWLRRTAPDQSRLSMHELLTALAFAVVSLPVGVIPAYVVLAAFRRGMRWLWLSFCIQSLILASFLVVFNLPNNPFMGLREMPYIGRLGNLFQTEEGTGKVRVLIWEGAVKLIAANPFRAIFGYGPETMHVAYNPYYPPDLAHYEARNASPDRSHNETFDALVITGAVGFLIYMWLFTAVFYYGLKWLGFMETRRQRNLFLALGIGGAAAATVLAAIIDREFRFVGVALPAGFISGIAAYLMIVAFFAHGQSREREDRFRQILLIALLATIVGHFIEIHFGIAIAATRTYFWIFAALLVVIGMGWFQKEEPALEPVYRPATTSQELYSRRRKKKRSRREAFVSQPVSTHGVATEPNPMLELITRTLLVSVLLCTLGFEFVANPMGEMDSLRIISLSLTTLAPRGSPHIIAYGVLWMFVLTWLVAGMVAIASILILYRQRQQGVSWLLQAFGVYALITLLVFLIFLFTHTSLIKPNRDIANTVVFYYLFLGLSLLFLSIVLTVQKSLPVQFWQKSNLWLYPILAAGIALAIFTTNVSIVKADIYYKQGLKLEEEQRWDASIALYSKAIAWAPDQDYYYLFLGRALMEKAIAVTTPEERATWLEQSRAALEKAKDLNPLNTDHFANLGRLYRTWADYAATPEERQEKLQTALGYYEKAASLSPHNAQIINEWGLTYLVLGDMPNALEKFEYSLSLDQKFDMTYVLLGNYYSITGDREKAIENYEKAVEINPEQVQAYASLGLLYYEQGAITKAIEANQKAIALAPNLIQAHSTLGKIYYDQGMLTEAIQANLNVLDFAPDDLVSHRNLAILYQQTGQYELALEEARIALSLSPESEKPTMQAFIQQLEQMIGQIVTPTTQ
- a CDS encoding GDP-mannose 4,6-dehydratase, which produces MRVLVTGGAGYIGSHLVDHLFAEGHEVVVVDDLSTGRRENITHLLDEERFRFVEGDICNPGLVADLVASSDLVYHLAAAVGVRHILSNPLRGIFTNVEGTANVLKAAHLHKRRVLFASTSEVYGRSPHMPLKEDGDRVLGSTKITRWSYSTAKALGEHLCFAYYAEGLPVSIVRYFNSYGPRMDPQGYSSVVANFIMQALRGEPLTIHGDGQQSRCFTFVNDTVRGTVLAAEHPEALGEVFNIGSSVETTILELAALVLELTGAKSGLTYLPYEQVYGPNFEDPRRRVPDVSKARRVLGFQAQVPLREGLEETIRWFRRQYSETLCKT